One Formosa agariphila KMM 3901 genomic window, TAAAGTTTTCTTAATATGTTCAAAATGATAATTCTTTTATTTGATTAAAAAATACCTTAAAGTGGGTATTTTTTTGCAGTATCTGTTTATCTACCTTTGATTTAAACCTAACCTTCTAGATAATGAAACATACAATTTTCTTTTTATTAGTCTGTCTACCATTTTTAAGCTTTTCTCAGGTAAATGAAGACATAAACCCTTTTCGCATTGGAATTAAGGGTGGAGTTCCTGTTGGTATTGGTGCCGAAATAGAATATGTTACGCCTTTGTTAGGCAACCGTATTGCGCCATTTGCTAGTTATGGAATGGTTCCTTTTGGTGATTTAGATTTTAAATATTTTGAGATAGGTTCAAACATCTATTTTGGAAGTCGTGGTAAAGGTGGATATGTTTCTGCATCTTACGGTAATTTAGACGGAGAAGTAAGTAACATCAGCAGTAGTAATGTCGATGGCAATGAATTTACAAACGGTGTTGCAAAAGAAGAACTTGCATCCTTTAATTTGAAATTAGGATGGAAGTATGGTAAATCACTTTACTTTAGGTGGGAACTCGGTTATGCTTTTGGAAAATTACCCGATGAAATAACTGCAACAGGCGATGTTAATGGGCAAAGAGAAACTTTTCAAGTAAGTACAGAAGATGTATTAGAATATGTATCTGGTAAGGGGTATCCTATTCTAAACATAGGTATCGGCTATGCTTTTTAAATTTCACTCTACGAATACATAACTAAACCAACCAAATATGAAAAAAAGATTACTAATTACGTTATTGTTTTTTGTTTCCATTACAATGTTCTCCAATCCGGTGATAACTAAAGATATTCCAGGTAGCAAAAAAATTAAATTGAGTTGTACAGAAACAGATGCCGATATTTATATTAATGGTAAACTGTTAGGTAAAGGCGCCATAGATATAAAAGTTCCAGACAAAGGGTGTACTTTGGTAGAAGTTAAAAAGACAGGATATTTAACCGAAAAGATAGAGTTCTGTAATAAAAAAGAGATGCCAAAACCTCCAAGTAAATATCAATTTATTTTACTGAAAGATGAAGCTTACGGTGTTACTATACATTCAGATTTGGCTAACTCAGATGTCGCTATTAAAGCGACTAAGGGCAAAGACGATTCTTGGAAATTAATCAACCAAATTGTATTATCTCATTTCGATGTCATAGAAATGAGTGATAAAGAAACAGGTTATGTACGAACGGCTTGGGTTATCGAAACTTTTGATAAAAGTGCTATTAGAACTCGATTTATTGTAAAAGAATCGTCTAGTAACCCTTTAATTTATAAAGTGAAACTAGTTACAGAGCATACCGATCAACACGATGCTGGAGTAGTAGACGATAGACATTTTAAGGAATGGAACAGAATTTTAAAAAAGTATGAATCGTTAGTTAACGAAATTCAAGCTCGAGTAAAATAAATGATATCGTATATTAGTAGCATTCATTAAATAAACAACTTAAGTTCTGAAGAAGGCTGCTAAGGAATTTAAATTTCAGGTTAAATGATTAATAGCGTAAAATTAATCAACCTAAACCAAAACATATGAATACATTAAGAAAAATAGCATCAATTTTATTGTTGGTTGTTGTTTGTACATCTTGTGATGTTGAAGAATTAGTCGAAAAGATTACTGGCGAAACCTGTGAAGTTTTAATAATCAAGTTGTACGACGAATATGATGAATACATTAATGAAGTTATTAATAATGATAATTTATCTCAAGAAGAAAAAGATAAATTGATTGCAGAATATGAAGATTTACGTGACGAAAAAGTTCAAGAAGTACAAGACACTTGCGAAGATGAATTAGATATTTTTTAAATAAGGTTACTTTATCAGACTAAACACTTCCAAATTTTTAATAGAATTAGGAGGTTTTTTTTGTTTAATTCATTTGTTAGCATGTAGCTTTAAAACTTATCTTTGCCGACTTAAAACATACATTTAAATGATTTCAATAGATGCGATTGCAGTAGAATTTGGAGGAACAGCCCTGTTTAGCGATGTTTCTTTTTCCATTAATGAAAATGATAAAATTGCCCTAATGGGAAAAAATGGTGCTGGTAAATCCACATTATTAAAAATTATTGCTGGAGCAAGTAAACCTAGTAGAGGGAAAGTGTCTTCTCCAAAAAACTATGTTATTTCATATTTACCACAACATTTACTTACCGAAGATGATTGTACGGTTATGGAAGAAGCTTCAAAAGCATTTGCTTCTATTTTTAAAATGAAATCAGAAATTGAAGCCATAAACGAAGAGCTTACCGTACGTACCGATTACGAGAGTGATGCGTATATGAAATTAATTGAAAAAGTTTCGGAGTTAAGTGAGAAATTTTATTCTATTGAAGAAATTAATTACGAAGCAGAAGTCGAAAAAATATTAATGGGACTTGGTTTTGTACGTTCAGATTTTAGTAGACCTACATCAGAATTTAGTGGAGGATGGCGTATGCGTATCGAACTGGCAAAAATTTTATTACAAAAACCAGATTTAATTCTTCTCGATGAGCCTACAAACCATATGGATATTGAAAGTATTCAATGGTTAGAAGAATTTTTAATTAGTCAGGCAAAAGCCGTTGTGGTTATTTCTCACGATAGAGCTTTTGTAGATAATATTACTACGCGTACTATAGAAGTTACTATGGGACGTATTTACGATTATAAAGCTAAATATTCGCACTATTTAGAATTGCGTAAAGACCGTCGTGCACATCAGCAAAAGGCTTACGATGAGCAACAAAAAATGATAGCAGACAATCAAGAGTTTATCGATCGTTTTAAAGGGACGTATTCTAAAACGTTACAAGTGCAATCGCGCGTCAAAATGCTTGAAAAATTAGTGCCTATTGAAGTAGACGAGGTAGATACTGCAGCATTAAAATTAAAATTTCCACCATCGCCAAGATCTGGGCAATACCCTGTAATCGTGAACGAATTATCTAAGTCTTACGGAGATCATGTGGTATTTAATAACGCGAATTTAGTTATAGAACGCGGACAAAAAGTAGCATTTGTAGGGAAGAATGGTGAAGGAAAATCGACTATGGTAAAAGCCATAATGAACGAGATCGATTTTGAAGGAAGCATGGAATTAGGACACAATGCACAAATTGGATATTTTGCTCAAAATCAAGCGTCGTTGTTAGATGGCGATTTAACTATTTTTGAAACTATAGACCGCATTGCAGTTGGAGATATTAGAAATAGAATTAAAGATTTATTAGGTGCGTTTATGTTTGGTGGAGATATTTCAACTAAGAAAGTAAAAGTGCTTTCTGGAGGAGAAAAGACGCGTTTAGCCATGATTAAATTACTGTTAGAACCTGTGAATGTTTTAATTCTGGATGAGCCTACAAACCATTTAGATATGAAAACTAAAGACATTATTAAAGATGCTTTAAAAGATTTTGATGGTACGTTAATATTGGTGTCGCACGATAGAGATTTCTTAGATGGTTTAGCAACTAAAGTATTTGAATTTGGTGAGAAACGTGTAAAAGAACATTTCGAAGATATTAGTGGTTTCCTTAAAATGAAAAAAATGGAAAGTATGCGAGATCTAGAAAATGCTAAATCTTAATATCTTTTTTTATTAATAAGTAAAACGCCAAACATATAATTGTTTGGCGTTTTTGTTTAAATGATTATAGAAATTAAGATTATCAATTTTTTAACTTAAAGCAGTTTAAAACGATTAAAAATCATTGTAACTTTAAAAGAAATGAAAATCAAGATTATTAATCACTCTTAATTTTAGAAACCTATGAAAAAAATATTGTTGCTTACCGGTGATTTTACAGAAGATTATGAAACTATGGTGCCGTTTCAAATGTTACAAATGGTAGGGTACGAAGTGCATGCCGTGTGTCCCGATAAAAAGAAAGGAGAAACTATTAAGACTGCTATTCATGATTTTGAAGGGGACCAATCTTATACCGAAAAACCAGGACATAATTTTGTGTTGAATTATTCCTTCAGTAAAGTACATATTAAAGATTATGATGGTTTAGTAATTGCTGGAGGAAGAGCTCCAGAATATTTACGATTGAACAAAAAAGTGATTGAAATGGTTAAGCACTTTTTTACCGAAGACAAGCCCGTTGCAGCCGTATGCCACGGAATTCAAATTTTAACGGCAGCAGACGTTGTTAGAGGACGAAAATTAACAGCATATCCTGCTGTTGCTCCAGAAGTTACAATGGCTGGTGGAGAATTCCAAGATATTCCAGCCGATAAAGCTTTTGTTGATGGTAATTTAGTAACATCACCTGCTTGGCCAGGACACCCAGAATGGATTGCCGCTTTTTTAAAAGTTATGGGAGCAACCATTACATTGTAAATAAATTTACATCATAAAAAAGCTGAAATACATTAGTGTTTCAGCTTTTTTACGTTTAATAACAGTTATATTAATTTAAGAAACGAAGTGATTCGGGAGATATTCCATTAACATAA contains:
- a CDS encoding ABC-F family ATP-binding cassette domain-containing protein, with product MISIDAIAVEFGGTALFSDVSFSINENDKIALMGKNGAGKSTLLKIIAGASKPSRGKVSSPKNYVISYLPQHLLTEDDCTVMEEASKAFASIFKMKSEIEAINEELTVRTDYESDAYMKLIEKVSELSEKFYSIEEINYEAEVEKILMGLGFVRSDFSRPTSEFSGGWRMRIELAKILLQKPDLILLDEPTNHMDIESIQWLEEFLISQAKAVVVISHDRAFVDNITTRTIEVTMGRIYDYKAKYSHYLELRKDRRAHQQKAYDEQQKMIADNQEFIDRFKGTYSKTLQVQSRVKMLEKLVPIEVDEVDTAALKLKFPPSPRSGQYPVIVNELSKSYGDHVVFNNANLVIERGQKVAFVGKNGEGKSTMVKAIMNEIDFEGSMELGHNAQIGYFAQNQASLLDGDLTIFETIDRIAVGDIRNRIKDLLGAFMFGGDISTKKVKVLSGGEKTRLAMIKLLLEPVNVLILDEPTNHLDMKTKDIIKDALKDFDGTLILVSHDRDFLDGLATKVFEFGEKRVKEHFEDISGFLKMKKMESMRDLENAKS
- a CDS encoding DJ-1/PfpI family protein, producing MKKILLLTGDFTEDYETMVPFQMLQMVGYEVHAVCPDKKKGETIKTAIHDFEGDQSYTEKPGHNFVLNYSFSKVHIKDYDGLVIAGGRAPEYLRLNKKVIEMVKHFFTEDKPVAAVCHGIQILTAADVVRGRKLTAYPAVAPEVTMAGGEFQDIPADKAFVDGNLVTSPAWPGHPEWIAAFLKVMGATITL